The following nucleotide sequence is from Vanrija pseudolonga chromosome 4, complete sequence.
ccgcacagcctcgctccgctcggcaGTGCTGACAGCCAGCACCATCCCCGGCGGCATCTCGCGTACTTCCTTCCGCATCAAGTTCATCATCTACTCCCTCACGGGCGGCATCATCGTCCCCGTGGCCGGCTGGCTCATCCCcatcaagaaggccgagaacGGCGGGTCGATCTGATCCAGGGGATGGGAGCCTGAGGCGGGGGTAGGACGGGCGAGAGTAGAACCAAAGAAAGAGAATGCAGTAGtcgagtgtgtgtgtgtgctgtgtgctgtgtgtgGGGGGGACACGTGGTGGCGCGGTGCGAGCCGCTCTCTCGGCAAGGCCGGctactcgacgtcgacataGGCGACTTGGCGCCATGACCAGTAGGTAGGTACACGCCACGGGGTGGACATGATGCGACGGCGCCACGTGCCCGAGCTGGCGCCCGAACGAGTGCGCCAGGGTGACTCTGAccgcgcgtctcggcgccagcCCGAGGTCGGCTCTGACCAGGTCGTCGGGTCACTGGTGACAGGCAGCTGGCCCATTGTGGGATTCACGCAACGGGCGCGACCCGTAGAGCACGATACTGCGCACCTCCTAGAGGAGAGAGAGCTTGGAAGTCCCGTCGGCCGTCCCGTCCCAGCGGTCGtgccacacacaccaccgTACACTCTGTCGCCCGGCCTCCAgtgcgagcgacgagcgcacAAACGCCGCCCTCCaagccgccgacgctcgcgccAAGAGACGGCTTCGGCCGCGCCTGTCGTTCTCGGAGGCTGAAAGAGTACCTCCGAGGTGGGCAGGTACACGCTGATCGCTCGGTAGACGGCGCAgtgaacgcgtcgagcagtGGGCACAGTGGGGTGGCTGGAAGTGTGCGGGGCTCACTGTGGCGCTGGGGGTGAGCACGACAGCCGTGGCACCGATGACGCAACGCCACTGCCACAACAAAGCATTCACGACAAAGCAGCGTAGGACGCGCTGCTCTACCAATCCGCCCAGGCATGTTCGTGCTGCGCGCTCACTTCGTTGTCAAATGCATGGCATGCTGCGTGCTTCGGCGTACCCCGTGGCTTGGGacacggcggcagcgggccACAACTACTTGGCGCGGACGCTCTGCCAAGTGCTCCTCGTCCCAACAaagtcgcgccgccgggtCCTGCAGCAGCCCTGAAGTCCCTGAAGTCCTTGGTGAGTCCCAAGCTGGCTGCCAAGTCGGCAGCGGTTGCGTGCCGAAGGCCACGCTGGCATCGGCAATGTTCACGGGGCGGAAAAGGAACAGTCTTCACCATCCGTAGTGGGTCTCGCGAGCGCCGTGTTGATGTGATCCACAATAGGTGCGACGGATGGGGCTGGGATTGGCTCTACAGTCCGCCGTGATCTGCCGATGGACGCGTTGTGGAAGGCTTGGCACCAGCCCGACACTGTCATCAACCACGCTGTCATCACGCACGAGCCGCTTTCCACTGTTGCCATCTGCTAGTGGTGTGATGGTTCCGAGTAGAACCTGTATGTAGTAAGGTTTCATGACTCGTCGAGAGGATAACAGGAGGCGATGGTGAAAGGTGGGATGATGGAGGTTGGTTGGAgaggcaacaacaacaaggaCATAAAGGAGGTGTGGCAGGTTGGTGATACCTCTCCATCCTCTCGCTCACAGCCATGGCAACCAAAACCCTGGGGTACAGCGACGCCCCCCCGCGTCAAAACGACGTCGcgaccaaggccgacgcaAGCGTCGACCTGCACAAGGAGATCAAAGCCACCTGGAAGGGCCGAATCTGGGACACGTTCGACctgccgcgcgacgagcgccggcTGCTCTtcaaggtcgacgcgctgctcctcACCTTTGCGGCGCTGGGGTACTTTCTCAAGAACCTGGACCAAACCAATATAAATAACGCATTTCTGTAATTTTGGCGGATGTCAAGTCACGAGCGCCAGGCTGACACCACAGCTCGGGCATGAAGGAGGAGCTCGGGATGCTCGGCAACCAGCTCGTGACGGCCAACTCGATCTGGACGGCGGGCTACATCGTCGGCCAGATCCCctccaacctcctcctcacgcgCGTCTCACCGCGCTATGTCATCCCCGCGCTCGAGTTCCTCTGGGGCATCATGACGCTCGCGTCGTACTCGGTGAAAAACTACCAGGCGCTGTACGCCATTCGGTTCTTTGTTGGGTTGTTTGAGTCGGGGTTCTACCCTGGTATCCACTATCTCATTGGTGGTGAGTCTGACATGGGGTCGACCTCACCTCAGGCGGAAATTAGCCGCAGTGGAAGTACATAGCAGGGgcagctgctcctccttcCGTCACCATGCCCAGGTGGAGGGGGCGCAACCGCCACTTGTGGCATGCCACTGCCACATCCGGTCCTGCGCCCCATCCTTTCAAGCGCGTGTACCACACCCAATCCTGCGCCCCGAGTCAGACACCTCTGCTGACACACTGCAGGCTGGTACACCCCGCGCGAGATCGGCAAGCGCGCCGTCATCTTCTgggtcgccggcgccatAGGGCAAATGTTCAGCGGTTTCCTGCAAGCCGCGGCGTACACCAACCTGAACGGGGTGCACGGGCTCGCTGGGTGGCGATGGCTCTTCATCATCGACGCGATCATCACCCTGCCGATCGCGCTCTTCGGGTTCTTCTTCCTGCCTGGTCTGCCGCTgcaggacaagaaggagTGGTGGCTCACTGAGGAGGAGCACCAGCTCGCCATTGACCGGCTGAAGCGCGTTGGCCGGAAGGGGCGGACGCCGTGGACTTGGGACCGCGTAAAGGGCCTCTTCACCACCTGGCATATCTACGTGCTCCCTTTCGTCTACATCTTCTGGAACAATGGAACCCCGCAACCGACAATGGGCTACTACCTCAAGAGCTTCAACGCCAAGAACCCGCCGGTACCAGGCCGCCACTACACCGTCCAGCAGATCAACAATCTCCCGCTACCTGGAACCGCGTTCTTCATCGTCGCGTCACTGATCCTCGCCTGGCTCTCCGACGGGCTTTTCCGCGGACGCCGCTGGCCGATCATCTACATtggcatcatcatcaccctGCCTATTTCAGCGACGCTTCGTGTGCTGCCACTGTACGACAACATCAAGGCGCACTTTGGGCTGTACTGGATTTCCAACGTCGGCCAAGGCGCTGGGCCGCTCATTCTCGCGTGGATCAACGAGATCAACTCGCACGACTCGGAGAAACGCGCCCTGCTCGtggcgctcgccaacgaccTCACGCATGTGGTTCAGGCTGTCGGCCCAAACTTTTACTGGAAGACGACGGATTTCCCGGCGGCGCGTAAGGGCTGGCTCGCGTCCATCATCTACCAGTGCTTGTTGGCCGTGTGGACGACGCTCGTGCTGTTCCTGCTGCACCGtgacaagaagaaggcagCGCTCAACAAGGCCACCGAGCAACAGCcgagcgacgtcgaggccgcctcGGTTGATGGCGATGACAAGGATGTCAAGGCCCTCGAGGCCCCCAAGTAGTTGGAGGTGGATGCGCAATCTAGGGTTGGATGATAAGCAGTAGCATGAATCTCATCTTGAATCAGCTTTGGCATGGTGTATGGACTACGTCTCAGTgcagcaggccaaggcgaaGGCGAAACCCGTCCACACGGCGCCACTTCGGCACGGCCCGAGAGAGCGGCACCGACGGCCACCGAGATGCCGGCGGCAGAATGTTGTTGGCTTACTCAGGCCcccactcgctcgcccgcccgcgcgcgctgaAATCGCCGCGTCCTGCCACCGGAGATAATGTCGTGCTGCAGCATTGCTGTGCACTGCAGGCAGGGCGGGGAACGGCTCCGCAGTCGTGTCCCGGCGCGGGGCTGCTCCGTGCTCCGTGTTGCAGTGTTACGCTGGCCGCGCGGCCTGGTAGTGCCAAGACCATGTCTTTGACTTCGGTCCCGATATCGGTTTGGTGGATTCTCCACTGCCAGGGCGGTGCGGAGCTGAGCTGAGAGCTACACACACCCCACCGCCGTCCCCGTCAACACTTGCCCGTGTCATTCTCAATCTTTGTGCCCTCTCGTTGAtcttgtcgtcgccatcactTGCGCTGCTCAGAGCTGACAGCCGCTCGACACCATGAGCTCCATCGTCGCCCGTGAGTCCTCCGTCCACTCTCCATGCCCGCCGGCCATCACTCACACACCACACTGCAGCGTGCACAAACTACACGTGCAACCATGTCGTCGGGTCGCCAAACCTCGCGTCCGGCGAGATCGAGTACACGGCCTACGGATACTGGCTGAACAATGCCAGCGTTTATGCgtgagtcgcgcgcgccactgGGAACCTACGCTGACCGCTGCAGCTTTCTTGCGCTGTTCTGCCTGTCGTGGGGtgcgtcgcgcggcgcttgACACCGCTGACCTAGCCCAGTCATACACGTGCTCCAGACGACATACTACCGCAAGATATGGACCTTCTTCACGCTCGGCATGGGGTGTGGGCGTGAGTTGGGCGTGCTGAGGCGTAGCTGACATTCCAGTTGAGGCTGTCGGCGTGAGTCGAGGCGACGTGAGGGAGGGCCAATACTAACCGCCGAAGTGGGGTGGCCGCCTGTGGTCCATTAAGACGACCTACTGGCAGCCTGCGGTCGGAGGGTTCTGGGATGAGACGGGGTCCGGCTTCATCATGCAGTGGGTCGCCATACCGCTTATCAGTGCTGATCGGCAGGATCGTGTGCCTCATCATCGCACCGACTTTCTTCTCGGCAGCAAACTACATCTTCCTCGGCAAGTGAGTAGCCATCTAGCCACACCCACGGGCCATGTCTCATCCCCGCGCAGCTTGGTGCGCGAAACAGGCGGTCGGTACACTTCCATCACGTCGAGCTCCATCTCGTGGATCTTCACCTTTGCCGACTTTATCTGCCTCGTAATCCAGGGCATTGGCGGAGGCATCACCGGCACGTCGGACGACTGGGAGACGTTCAACCACGGCATCAAGATCATGGCCATTGGCGTCGTTGTGCAGCGTGAGTGTCCCATGCGGGCATCGCTGATCCCCACCAGTCGCTGTCACGGCCATCTTTATCGTCCTGTTCGCCGAGTTCGCGTGGCGGTACAAGAACAACAGGCCAGCaacgcgccagcgcgacctcCTCTTCTGGGCCAAGTGGCTGCGCTGCtggggccgccgccgcgagcccgCGGCCGTTACCAActgggaggaggagaaggaggatgaagcgcagcgtgccgagccTAGCCGCCGCCTCATGTGGATCTCGCAGGCCGTGCTGGCGTTTGCCACGatcctcatcatcatccGGTCCGTGTACCGTGCCATCGAGCTCCTCAGCCTCAACCATGAGAACAAGTCAAGCTCCATTTACTATGACCAGCCCGCGTtcatcgcgctcgacgcggctaTGATGGTGAGTCTGGTGGCGCCTGTCAGCGCTGACTGTAGTGTATCCTCGTGTTCACTTACAATGTTGTTCACCCTGGCCTTGTCAACGGGCGGCCCCTGTTCTGAGGCCGGGCGTTTGAGCCACGTAGACTTCTCTCGACTCGGACATAGACTGCTGTAGACTCAAGACTGGGACGGACGTTCTGTAGACTCAAAACTCGGCGTAGGCCTCTGTAGACGCAAGACCACGCTGGTAAATCTAGACCTATCGATGTCAGTTCGGCGGCTCTTAGGCTCGTACAGCCTGCCCAGTCGCCTCAAGAAGCAGGCGAGATTGCTCATATGTACATCTACATCCCCTCCATTACCTACAACCCACGCCTCCTCACTGCAAGAACGCAGCATACTCCTGCTCCCAGTCACGCAGCGGcccgaggtcctcggcgaccttctcCTCGATCGCGAGCGGCGCCCAGGTTGGGCGGGCATGCATGCGCTCTCTGTACGCCTTAAGGTTGGGGAACTTGTTGGCGATGAGCTGGTGGATGAACGGCTCCCACGTCGTCGTGATGGTGAAGACAAAGTCGATGACGGACGGCGAGTCGCGGAAGGCGAGGTAGTCGTGGtctgcgagctcggcctcgagcacgccgaggttggcgacgaggcggcggagcgcgagcttgcggaTGCCGCGCACCTCGGCTGCGTCGGACGCCAGGGGCACGgggagcgcgccgcccttCGCCACGGCGGCCTGCAGGGgcccgtcctcgacctcgcggatGACCTGGAGCCAGTCGCGCATGACGGGCAGGTGCGAGTTGATGACGAAAGTGTACGTCTCGAGGAACTTGTTACGCCCCGGCGTGCCGACGGCagggaggaggccggcgtcggggtgCGATTCGCCGAGGTAGAAGGCGATcgcgccgctctcgctcagcggctcgtgctcgtcgccgatgAGCAGGATCGGCACGCGGCCCTTGGGGTTGAGCGCGCGGAACGACGggtcgcgctgctcctcgaccccgcgcgcgaggttGACCAGCCTGTACTCGtaggcgacgccgagctcggcgaggatccAGCGGATCGACGCCGATGCGCAGTTGTGCCAGCCGTAGAGGATGTACTTTGTCATGatggtgtgagtgggggtgaGTTGGGTGTGGATGACGGAGACGCCGTTAAGTAGTGCTCTAGAGTCCGGGTTGGGTGCCGCCGACAGGGGCAGCGGTGCCAAGGGACATGATAAGCCGTGGCGGAGCATGTCCGACACACAAATGTCGTGCTTGAGATCTCGACGGGATCGCGTCCCGCTCGAGGCCCAGGTGACTGTGCTTCTGGACAACTGGGCCAGCCCGGGTATAGTTGTACACGCGGAGGGGTATCCCGCTGACTGACTCGACGCGTCGGAGTGTCTCGAGTCGTGGCGTGTGTCTTGGTCACAAACAAACAAAAGGCGGCCCATGGGCCGTGTTGGCGGACGGACTCGCCGAGCGACAGCCGAATCACGCCTTGATCTGCACACACACCGCCCATCGACATCTACTCTACTACATAAGCCATTCAGTCTCGTCATGTTTGATCTTCGCGTTTATCACCAGTGCACCCTCCACCTGCGGCTTGCCGATGCTTGCCTCGTCCTGCAGCAGCCGGCACCTGCCGAGTCCCACCCAGTACCCGCCATGCGGAGTCCCCGCAGCACGTGGTGTCCGTTTGTTGACGCCAGCCAAATTGGACATTCCAGACTGTTAATATCCCATTGAGAGCTAACATCGCCCATCTCACCCCCATCGCTTCGagtctcggcgcggcgtcgaagATTGGGGAAAGGACACTCAAGGACTTACTGAGCAAAGTTTtaaccagcagcagcgagaagcaagctcgccgccgccccccatGTCCAACCCCTCCACTCTCCAGCCGGTGGCCACCCTCCCcacaatgacgacgacgccgcccgtCGACCCGCCATACATCTCGTCCTGCACGCCGCAGCCCGTGCGCGTGGAGcacacccacgccgacgGGAGCAAGGAGCACAaggtgctcgtgctcggcacGGGCGGGACGATCGCGAGCGAGCCCACAAGCGAGGGGTACAAGCCCATCTCGGAGCTGTGGGCGCGCAACGTCTTCTTCAAGCGGATCCGCCAGCATCCGCAGCTGTCGGACGCGCCCCCGGCCAGCTTCAACTCGGAGGTGGTCAGCACGCCGGTTGGCAAGAACCTCCGGTACCCCCCGCTccggacgccgccgctcgacgagcacgacaacACGGTCGTGTACGAGattctcgacctcgagaacCACATGGACAGCAGCGAGATGCAGCCGAGTGGTGGGTTGAACGAACGGAGGGGGCTGACGCCAAGACTGGAACAAGATTGCCGAGCTCATCCACGAGAACTGGGACGCGTACGAGGGCTTTGTGGTCCTCTCGGgcaccgacacgctcgcgTACACTTCGTCCATCTTGACCTTCTTGTTCGCCGGAGCGGGAAAGCCAATCGTCGTGACGGGTGCCCAGATCCCGCTGCGTGAGCCGCGCAGTGACGGGTGGTACAACCTCCTTGAGAGCTTGCTGGTAGCTGGTACGCTGCCGTTcgcgggcgtcagcgtcgtGTTCTACCACCAGGCGTTGCAGGGGTGCAGGTGGGTGCTCCATGCGTCAGGCCTACCCACTGACATCTTCCAGGGCAACAAAGTCGTCCCCCAACCTCCTCAAGGCGTTCGAGACGCCATCAGTGCCTGCCTGGATCAACCTCAACGTCAAGGTGACCGCCCTGCCCGACctgcagcggcgcgacgacacgccgccgccaccgctcgTGACGCTCGAGTCGTTCCCCACTGTGCTCAGCTGCGCCATCTACCCCGGCATCACGGGCTCGGTGCTGGCAGCGCAGATCCACTCGATGCCGACGTGCAAGGCGGTGATTGTGAGCGCGTTTGGGAGCGGTAATCTCCCCATCAAGGAGGAGACGGGCGTGctccaggcgctcgaggcggccgtcaagcgcgagATTCTGGTGGTCGTGATCTCGACTTGTAGGTGTGCGGGATAGGACACAGtgctgacaccccaggccACGTACCCAACATCTACCCCCTctacgcgctcggcgtgcgcctgctctccgtcggcgtgctcccAGGCTTCGACATGACGCACGAGGCGGCGTTCGCAAAGTCGATCTGGCTCGTGTCGCGCAAGGACTTGAACTTCAAGCAGCGGCAAGAGCTGTTCCAGACGCCGATCGCGGGCGAGATGACCATCTGAGCAGTCTGAGCAGGGGACACTTCTtggccgccgtgccgcctAATACACTGTACAGACCATGTATCCATCACATACACACAGACAAGCGAGGGGACCTCGCATGCAATGGTGCAAGCACATGGCGTCACGTCACGGCCGGCGGTACGGCACGGGGGACATTTCCGCTTCGGCGCCCTGGCTGAAGCTCCTGAACTGTgcagcgcgcacgcgcacccaCACCACTCGCCCGCACCTCCTCGAATCACAGtcgcttggcgcgcgccgcctcgcccattCCGTGCGGCATGTTGTCCAGCGGCGTGCTCTTCCGTCCTCATCACCAGCGGCGGGGTGACGAGCGATGGGGTGCCGAGGCACACGGTGCATTCTTGCGTGTTGGTTGTACACTTTGCTGTTCAACTTATTCAAGACGAGAGCAGGCTGATCTCACCGTTGCTCTCCCCACCATCGGCCATACCATCCTCGACGGCAATTCCACTCCTCGCGGGTGCCCAGCTCCGTCCTCGAGGTACTGACTTGACCGGTGTCGGCTGCCTATGGTCACGAGACCACCCACTGCCCCACCACATCGTCTTCGGCGTCAGCGCCCCCTCGCTGACCccgcgaggtcgccgaggttcGCGGAGGTCGCAGCTCGCTGTGCGCCCCACCGTAGCCTGGTCACTCTgccaccacgacccaccAAAATTCAcctgccacccacccacccaccaacccccaccccgtcgatcgtcccctcgctccctcACACTTGTCCCACCCCCTGCCCATGTGTCCAAGCCATCCCATCCTCAGGGCTAGCCAGGGAGTGGTGCGAGCACGCGGCCGGAACCTGtcacgacctcgtcgtcgacggcgctgcTCTGCGCCGACGGACAGCAGCGCAGCGTTCCGCTCGCTCTGTCTGCTCAAAAAATAACCATCTAGGCGCGGTTTGTGCAGAGGTAGGCGCGCGTATGGGTGCTCGTTGAGGGCATTCGGGTTCAGGAATAACCCGACtggtcggcgacctcgctTGGCAAAAGTCCGACCTGCCAAGACTTTTCAGCGATcgtctgcctgcctgccagcatgggtgctgctgctgctggccgcaAAAGCCACACTTGGCGTTGTGCGGCAAGGCTGGCAACTCGGGTTCGCGGCAGGACAAGGCTTGGTTATGCCTGATGTGCAGCGCGCAGGTCAGCTGGGcacccaggcaggcaggtctCGGCCCGCGGCGTCAGCCATATGTTGTTGGGTGggtcggtgggtgggggcaggGCGGGCCGGAATTGGCCGGTTGGGTTTGTCGACTCCGCGTCCCGCCGTTGCTGCTCTTGCTCTTACAGGCACTCTACCAGCGCTCGCAGCCTCCTTCAGGCTTCAGGGAACGATGCGCGCGGAGCTTGTCCATGTGCTCTCTCTGCATGCGGGGAAACCAACAAGTGGAGAAGGTGGGGTTTGGCTGGGCGAGCAAAGGCCAGCCTGTCGTGCGAGTCCGGCCCACCCCTCATCCCTAGGCACTCCGCCCTGCGACCTAAGCGAGTTTGTCAGAAGAGCCACAGTCAGTAGTCAGTAGCAACAGCTGTCGTCGGCAGGTTCGCTGGCATAGCCGAAAGAACGCAGCCTGCCTGGTTTGAGTGGGCGCCGTGGGGCGAGTTGAGGGCGGGCCGTCCTGTCCTGTCGGGCAAAAGAGCAACCTCGCGACCCCTTGTTGCATCGTCTGTCTCTCTTCATCTCTCTCCCtactcacaccaccacaaccatgTTCGGCAGCAAGGAGAAGCACAGCAGCGAAAAGGAGTACTCGTACGCGCAGGACGTGGAGATCGCGCCCGCCGTCAaccgcgagggcgacgacctgGTCTACGATGCCGTGTTCGGCGAGATCTCAGACAACGGCCCCAACTACCgaggtgtgagtgggcggtgTCCTCGAAAGGGGACACCGCGACGCGGGCTGGCCTCTCCAGCCAGCCCTTTCGCGAACCAGCGCTCATCATTAGGTCGGCTCCGTAGGCTCGTGGGTCCTCATCACCAAGGCCAACATCGGGCTGGGTATCCTCGGCATTCCGTCAGTGTTCATGACGGTCGGCCTTGTCCCCGGCATCCTCATCATCCTGGGCCTGCAGTCGGTCATtgcgtgtgagtgggcgttGCGTTTGGAGGGGTTGGGGTTCGAGCCGGGCTCGAGCATGCTCGGTGTCTTGGGCGCTGGGCGGATCGCCGTCGCGGCAATTTTTCGGCCAGCCCCGAGGGAGGGCGTTTGAACCccgagcagagcagagcaacCGGCGTGGCATGTGGCATGGCATCCATCAActgacctcgtcggcagaCTGCGGCGCCCAGATCGGCCCCTTCAAGTCGCGCCACCCCGAGGTGTACGGCATCGCGGACGCGGCGTACATCCTCGGCGGACGCGTGTGGAAGGAGATCTTTTTTGTTGTCTTCTGGATCAACATGGTCATGGTCTTCTCGACGTGTATCGTGTCCATCTCGACGGCGATCAACGCCATCAGCGTGCACGCGGCGTGCACGGCCATCTGGATGGTCGTCGCGTACGTGTTTGGCATGATGCTCGGCTCGATCCGCACCCTGGGCAAGATTACGTGGATCGGCTGGGCGGGCCTCgtgtcgctcgtcgcctcggTGCTCATCGTCACTATCGCTGTCGGCGTGCAGGACCgcccggccgccgcgccgcccactgGCCCTTGGGACAAGGACATCAAGATCTTTGCGCACGCCTCCTTCCAGCAGGTCATGGGCGCCATCTCGACCGTGCTCTTCTCGTACGGCGCCGTGCCCTGCAACTTTAGCATCATCTCCGAGATGCGCGACCACCGCGTCTATGTCAAGTCCATGTCGTACTCGATCTTCTTCCTCACCGCCGCCTACCTCATCATCGGCTGCGTCGTGTACCACTTCTGCGGCCAGTACGTGTCGTCGCCtgccctcggctcggcgggtcCCCTCCTCAAGAAGGTCTCGTACGGCAtcgcgctgcccgcgctcATCGCCTCGCTTACCCTCTTCGCTCACATCCCCGCCAAGCACATCTTTGTGCGTATCCTTAGCGGCTCGCCCCACCTCACCTCcaacacccccacccactgGATCACCTGGGAGCTCTGCATCTTCGCCGGCAGCACCCTCGGCTACatcctcgcctcggccgtccCCACGTTCGGCGCCATCATCGGCCTCATCGGCTCGGTCGTTGTCCCTCTCACCGCCATCTGCCCGTACCCTGTCATGTGGTGGCACGACAACTTCCGCTTCAAGGCTAGCCACGAGCGCACTGCCAAGCTCTGgatcgccctcgtcctcaacTTCTTCATCCTCCTCATTGGTCTCTTCATCTGGGTTGCCGGCACCTGggccgccgtcaaggacatcatcgccgccagcgccactACCGGCCCTTGGACCTGCAAGGACAACTCGGGCAGTGTCAAGGAGGACTAGGCGTGATGCTGCGGGCGGGGTTGCTTGGATGGCTGGGCTGGTTTCGTCGGGTTTGGCGTCACAGCACTGTGTATAGTAGTAGTGAAGCATATGGTATAGCATTGCGACAGTGTGTGAAGTGAGCAGGGCGAGTAGGCAGTTGTGTTGAGCGAGGGCCAAACAACATGACGGTCGACGGGTTGACAGCACAACCTACACCCAGGCAGGTGTcccttccaccaccaccacccacaccgtGGAAAGCCCCATTCTCAATGCAGCGGATTCATGCTTTGTCCTACTTGGCCTCAGTCTTGCTtccctcggccttggcctcgccaccctcagcggcctgctcggccttgtACTCCTCAatcgcggcctcgacgacgcggaagCTGCGTGTGGTCAGTAGGGAAACGAGCGGGGTAACCACCGCCAAACTTCCGACGGTGCCgcttcggcggcgcgcatgtagccggccgtc
It contains:
- the liz1_7 gene encoding Pantothenate transporter liz1; translated protein: MATKTLGYSDAPPRQNDVATKADASVDLHKEIKATWKGRIWDTFDLPRDERRLLFKVDALLLTFAALGYFLKNLDQTNINNAFLSGMKEELGMLGNQLVTANSIWTAGYIVGQIPSNLLLTRVSPRYVIPALEFLWGIMTLASYSVKNYQALYAIRFFVGLFESGFYPGIHYLIGGWYTPREIGKRAVIFWVAGAIGQMFSGFLQAAAYTNLNGVHGLAGWRWLFIIDAIITLPIALFGFFFLPGLPLQDKKEWWLTEEEHQLAIDRLKRVGRKGRTPWTWDRVKGLFTTWHIYVLPFVYIFWNNGTPQPTMGYYLKSFNAKNPPVPGRHYTVQQINNLPLPGTAFFIVASLILAWLSDGLFRGRRWPIIYIGIIITLPISATLRVLPLYDNIKAHFGLYWISNVGQGAGPLILAWINEINSHDSEKRALLVALANDLTHVVQAVGPNFYWKTTDFPAARKGWLASIIYQCLLAVWTTLVLFLLHRDKKKAALNKATEQQPSDVEAASVDGDDKDVKALEAPK
- the RSB1_1 gene encoding Sphingoid long-chain base transporter RSB1; translated protein: MSSIVAPCTNYTCNHVVGSPNLASGEIEYTAYGYWLNNASVYAFLALFCLSWVIHVLQTTYYRKIWTFFTLGMGCGLEAVGWGGRLWSIKTTYWQPAVGGFWDETGSGFIMQIVCLIIAPTFFSAANYIFLGNLVRETGGRYTSITSSSISWIFTFADFICLVIQGIGGGITGTSDDWETFNHGIKIMAIGVVVQLAVTAIFIVLFAEFAWRYKNNRPATRQRDLLFWAKWLRCWGRRREPAAVTNWEEEKEDEAQRAEPSRRLMWISQAVLAFATILIIIRSVYRAIELLSLNHENKSSSIYYDQPAFIALDAAMMCILVFTYNVVHPGLVNGRPLF
- the GSTZ1 gene encoding Glutathione S-transferase Z1, with amino-acid sequence MTKYILYGWHNCASASIRWILAELGVAYEYRLVNLARGVEEQRDPSFRALNPKGRVPILLIGDEHEPLSESGAIAFYLGESHPDAGLLPAVGTPGRNKFLETYTFVINSHLPVMRDWLQVIREVEDGPLQAAVAKGGALPVPLASDAAEVRGIRKLALRRLVANLGVLEAELADHDYLAFRDSPSVIDFVFTITTTWEPFIHQLIANKFPNLKAYRERMHARPTWAPLAIEEKVAEDLGPLRDWEQEYAAFLQ
- the ansA gene encoding L-asparaginase 1; translated protein: MSNPSTLQPVATLPTMTTTPPVDPPYISSCTPQPVRVEHTHADGSKEHKVLVLGTGGTIASEPTSEGYKPISELWARNVFFKRIRQHPQLSDAPPASFNSEVVSTPVGKNLRYPPLRTPPLDEHDNTVVYEILDLENHMDSSEMQPSDWNKIAELIHENWDAYEGFVVLSGTDTLAYTSSILTFLFAGAGKPIVVTGAQIPLREPRSDGWYNLLESLLVAGTLPFAGVSVVFYHQALQGCRATKSSPNLLKAFETPSVPAWINLNVKVTALPDLQRRDDTPPPPLVTLESFPTVLSCAIYPGITGSVLAAQIHSMPTCKAVIVSAFGSGNLPIKEETGVLQALEAAVKREILVVVISTCHVPNIYPLYALGVRLLSVGVLPGFDMTHEAAFAKSIWLVSRKDLNFKQRQELFQTPIAGEMTI
- the mtr_19 gene encoding N amino acid transport system protein, which produces MFGSKEKHSSEKEYSYAQDVEIAPAVNREGDDLVYDAVFGEISDNGPNYRGVGSVGSWVLITKANIGLGILGIPSVFMTVGLVPGILIILGLQSVIAYCGAQIGPFKSRHPEVYGIADAAYILGGRVWKEIFFVVFWINMVMVFSTCIVSISTAINAISVHAACTAIWMVVAYVFGMMLGSIRTLGKITWIGWAGLVSLVASVLIVTIAVGVQDRPAAAPPTGPWDKDIKIFAHASFQQVMGAISTVLFSYGAVPCNFSIISEMRDHRVYVKSMSYSIFFLTAAYLIIGCVVYHFCGQYVSSPALGSAGPLLKKVSYGIALPALIASLTLFAHIPAKHIFVRILSGSPHLTSNTPTHWITWELCIFAGSTLGYILASAVPTFGAIIGLIGSVVVPLTAICPYPVMWWHDNFRFKASHERTAKLWIALVLNFFILLIGLFIWVAGTWAAVKDIIAASATTGPWTCKDNSGSVKED